GATGTCTATATTCCAGCACTAGAAAACTATCTGgctttgtgtacacacacacacacacacacacacacacacacacacacacacacacacacacacacacacacacacacagacagacacacagacagacacacagacagacagacagacacacagacagacacacagacagacacacacacacacagacagacacacacacacacagacagacacacacacacacagacagacacacacacctacctgtaGACTAATCctaatcctttttttaaattcatttttaaactgttaATAAAGTTATAAGGTATAAAGTGATGAGTCCATAAATCAAATTGTATCATATATAATAGCTGAATCAGTGCTGGATAATTAGTGCATTGTCTTATGAATTCAGTTTTGGTATTGTATTGTTCATAAGGCTGAGGTTTAAACCATactaataatcataataaagcaACTGATGACAGGATGGTGCATGAACATgttatgtttttatgaaattttAAAGATTATTACACAACGCTGaaatttttaaaagaagaaactttttttttaacaggttacaaacttacatttctttttgtaattgaatCGATAGATTTAATCACAGCAATTCAAATGcagcataaaataaaaacattttaagacCTAACAGAAAAGGTAAATGGTGTGGGTGGTTTTTACGTTCATGTGAATGTGGGTAGGTGATTGGATGCAGGGCAATGAAAGGCCACATCATTAACATAGGCACGTACTGGATGCAGTAAGTATAGAGGGTTTCTGAGGTAGCAGACAGGAGcggaaaataataattaaaaaataaaaaaaataaaaaaatgcacaccTCAAAACCTCACATATTGGTATGTATTGAttcgtgagtgtgtttgtaggaCCTGTAAGGACTGATTTTCTCGGCCCAGCTCCTGCATAGCTGCCGTGGTGTCATCTAGTTTTCTCCTCATCTCCACCACTTTGGCTTGAAACTTCTCTAACTCACCTTCATCCTTCACACACCTAGAGTGCAGCAGCATGAaagaacatgagagagagagtgtgtgtgtgtgtgtgtgagactgtgtcaGAGCATTTAAAGCAGaacaccaaaaaagaaaaaaaaggtagagAGGCAGTTCCTAACCTCTCGAGAAGGGCACGTCTTTCGTCTTGGTTATTCTGCACAGTGGCCTCAAGCACAGCGATCTCTCCGCGCAATtcgtctgtctgtttctctaaCTCGATCACACGCCGCTGACTGCTCTGCCACTCTCGCTTCAGAGTGGCAACGTTTTCATTAAGTGCAGAAACCTGCATTGTGAGTTTTGTCTCGGACTCCTCCTTCCGCTTCtctatctcctctttggccttcgcTTCTAATACCtggagaaaaggagaaaaagacagTTTGTGAatgtaatacaataaaatataatgaggcataaagaacaatattttcatcatgcaaaaaaatcttttatgtTGTCATTTATGCAATTATATCAAACATTCTTAAAAATGGTACATTAGCTAGACTGCTGAGATCCGAGATACAACaaattatataacacacattatataagcACCAAGTCTACCCAAAAGAAAACTGTGTACTTTTTGTTTATGTAgtttgtctgtctctgctttgtgttgCTGTTGCAATTGTGTGATGGACTCGCGGGTGTTCTGATGCTCTTTCTTTTCCTGCTCCATTGCTGCCTGGATCCCTTCCACTCTGCCCTGAAGATCTACTTTCTGCTGAAGCAAGAGCTGTTTCGCTGCCTGCAGGTCCTTtagctcctacacacacacacacacacacacacacacacacacacacacacacacacacacacacacacacacacacacacacacacacacacacacacacacacacacacacacacacacacacagacaccaggtAAACTACCCTGCTTCAGCTAATCAGTAAAATTCCAACATAGTTCCAGCAGATTAATTTGTGATTATCACAGCATCACTTATCACTTCTAACAGTAATCTGCAAAGAAATAATGGTGGCTTGGAAccagagagaaaaatattttgttacacATATCAAATTAAGATATCAATGAGATCCAATGTCTTGTAATCTAAGGCCAGAACAGTCACAAATGATTCAAATAAATGATCACAATCTATGATGTAACACTGGTTATTTAGTTAACATCTTGCATTATTACATGTATAATAAAGTAATGGGTGGAGGGATAGAGGTTTAATCAGCAGCTAACCTTCTCACTCTTGCCTGCCAGAGCTTTGAGTTCAGCACTTAGCCTGCTCCGCTCTTTCTCTAGCCCACTCTGAGCCTCCCTCAGCTCCTCCACCTGAGCTCGTTCCTTCTTTAGCTCTTCCTGCATCAGCTcctgcgaacacacacacacacacagaattatgTAGTTGAGCGATTTACAGAGCAGAGTACAAAtgttactgcacacactgctcCGGTTTGCAGGAGATTCAGTGATATATAGGACCTGCTGTCAGTACCTGCTGCTTCTGCAGTTCTCGTAGAGCCTCCTCCTGCTGTTTGAGcttctcatctctcttcttTAAATCTTTCTCCAGTGCTGTGTGTCCTGACTTCAGCTCCTGGATTTGGGCCTCACGATTGTTCAGCTGGTTGGTGCTGGCCACCAGTTCTTCCTGAGTCAGTGTCAGCTTCTCCTCACGCACCTATGCATCATAAGCTATACCGTTACTGAACTGTGGTGTGTTTCCCACTGAACAACAAACTCAAACTGTACTTTTTCCAACAGGCCAATGGTCTAGTAGCAAAGGTTCACATTCTCTGCTTTTTGACCAACTGAAAACAGGAGTTAATTGTAATGGGGAGGGGTTATGATCACTTTTCTTAGTTAATTATCTATGCGTATGGCATCATCTAATGTAAAAACAGCGTCAAACTGAATAACAGATCATAGAGTTGATAACAGCTATATTCATTTTGCCATATTTCAATCAATAATTGTTTGAAAttgtttagatttaaaaaactAGAACACCCAAAGTCTGTTGTCCCATTTCCTGTTTTGTATAGATAATCAATTTTAATTATACAGTGCTGTTGTGTTAATACAcatgtgtgtgctgtagtgtgaaTCATCATAGTTCAAAATGTCATTTCATTGTGAAAGCCATGCACACAAACCTTGAGGTCCTGGCGCAGGGCAGAGACTTCGGATTCCCTGCCATAATAGTCAGACTGTAGTTTGTCCAAGCTGTCCTTGGAGCTGTCACAGGTTTTCTGCAGCTCAGCACTGCGGCTTTTCTCTGAGCCCAGCTCTTCAGACAGTACAGTCATCTGTTCCTTCAGCTTCGTCAACTCCTCCacctacatcacacacaaatgcatctTCGATTTACAGACCaaattatatgtaaaaaaaaaacaacaacaacaatctttGCTATTCTAACGCAAGTATTATACGAAGGTTTAACACTTATCAGATCAAGTTAGTAGTCTGACACCACTGCTGAAAAAAGCTCCAGGTGACAAATAACAAATTATACCACCATCAAATGTATGTGGATTCTAACAGCACCTACCTTCTTTGTTTGAGACGTCTGCATATCTGCAATTTGGCTCTGCAGTTTTTTTACTTCCTCACTAAAGGATCCTTGGGTTGTTGTTAGCTGTGTCTGGACCTGCTGGATGTCCTTCTCCCTCTCCTTTAGTGTGTCCTTAGACTGCTTCAGCTGGTCACTCAGCTCTTTCACTTTTGTTCGAAGTCCCTTCTCCACCTATTCCAATTCCAATAAAAATTAATGAAAAGTTTCACTGtagttattaatataaaatgtccGTTTTTGATTTTCTCACCTCTGCCATTTTTGCCAGCTGAGCTTTAGCTGTGCTCAATTCTTTGGCTGTTGCTTCTGCGCTCTTCTGAAGCTCCTGCTGGACTTTCCGATGAGTTTTCTCCTGTTAGAGAGAAATGCTTCTCTCAAAAAATGACTATACAAAAAGACGTTCCAGATCGCttgcttttctctctgtttatacTGCAGCCATTTACATTTCTAACATCAATATCCTGTCTATATTTACTTGTGTTACTACATTCTGAATTAATACTCCACATTAAAATGTACTCCATCTAAACATATATGCATACAATTAACTTGCACAGTAACTTGAGTAGACCCTTCACTCAACATCAAAAGATATACACACAAGGGACCTATATTATTATGATGTGTCTCATACATCATAAATTCACGTGAAACGCCTTCACAGGTCATACACACAAGTGTCAGTAACTGTGTGCATCCTTCCAAATGGTATCTACAAATGAACTTCCACATTTTGGAACTGGgaaacataatattttttctgtgtCTGAGATTTTGACTTTGTTAGATTTTCCTTGAATTTGGCTGCATGGTGGTTGGATGGCTTGCCAACGTACTAGAATGCTTTtaataagtaaaagaaaagtaagcTGGACCAAGTTCAGGGGAAAAGTGTTTATTGAAGATGCTTGTGTAGCATAGCTGTCTTCTGGAACTTAACCCAAAGGTACTGTCTGTATGACCAGACTATATACCCAGTACCATATGGCCTTCAAACAATTGACAGATACAGTTAGGACCTCTTACTGGAGAGCTTACAATGGACAGGACACAAGGGACTTCCTATGTATTGATCGGTTGACTGCTTTAAAGAGAGTCCATTATGTTAACTATGGGTGGGGCTCAGGCACCATGTAATCATGTAATCAGCCATTTGTTTCCCGCTAAAGCTGATTACGTATGAATGTCAGGCGATGATTATGCATGAAAGAACTAGACGCAAaatctttcactttcatttttaattcaatgattttgtttaaaattagcAACTGTTCACTGTAAATCAGCTGCGTATGAACTGAATAGAAACcctactttttttaaaatacattttcagatAACAATTAACTATAAAAAAGAATGCAGTCAAGTTATTGATGTGAGGAAAACAAGAAATTGTTTAAATTCCTGTTTCTCACATGTGTGTTTCTGCATGGCTGTAGCAGTGATGGAGAGTTAGGGCAAGAGAAATTATATCCAACAATGTGGTTATATTCCTCCTCAATGATGGATGGGGAAAAGGCCATTTTCAAGTTCTTTTCAATGTTAAAAGTGCTTGAACTTACACGGTTGTGCTTTTGTGTTCTTTGTTTGTCTCCTCAGTTTCAGGTCACAAGTATGACTCAAAGCTTATGGTCAAAATGAATTGACTGTAGTAAACtgtttagaaataaagaaattggTGAACTCTCTCTCGATGACATGACATTCAAAAACTTCCAGAGTGACAATTCCACACAATCATATGATtgtaattctgtttatttttgtttcatgctTTATTTTCTATGTGGAAACTGCTTGTTTTGAAATGTGTGCATCATGGATAAAACGGGCCTGTTAAGTCCTTTTTAGACCCACCTTCTCTTCTAGGGCTGCTGTactgctctttttttctttctccctctgggTCTGACTCTCCTTCAGTGCTGTGGAAGCCTGGCTTAGAGCCTCTTTGACCTTCTGCAGCTCTTcagcctgtgcctctctctgCTGCTGAGTTTTCTGATGCTCTAAGCTCATCCCCTGGAGCTTGTTCTCCAGTTCTGCCTTTTGCCTATGTCCTTCCTCAGTGAATTGCTCCAATCTCTTCTTAATGTCACTCTGCTCCTGTTCCAACTTCTCCACATGCTTCTGAGCATCTCCCAATGTTGAGCTCTTCTTCTGCAGCTCCTCCTGCAGAGCTGTAGCACTGAAAGAAGCATAAAAAACTCAATTTTAAAGCTCAAacttttaagcaaaaaagcCAGAGAAATCGGACTTTTCTGGAAATAAGAATATATcattagaaaagaaaatgactgATAAAAATAGTTCCTGCCAAATTTCGTCAACACTATCCATTGTGATCTAAATAGATAATGCTTTTGATTTTAACCAACTAATGATAAAAATGACCTGGTCAAAGCACTAAACACCTAATAACCTGTTCAGGTGGCACTCCCTATGATCAGTTTGTGCAGATTTTTGACTGCAAACACACCGCTTGTGATGCTGCTGTGGTCATTCTGTTTTCAAGAAATGAAACTTCACACTTTTCACACGTAACTTTAAAACTACTCACAACCCTAATAATTGACATTCACACCAGTCTAGACCATTTCTAGTGCATTTTTGTAGACTGAGCAATTAAAtatcaaatgtaaataataaattatatttatctaaataataaaaacactggTGTGTCGTTGGCTCCATAGGTACCACAGtgacaccacaaaaaaaaaagctaatcaTTTCTAATTAATTTCTAATCATATccagttttttccccctccacaTTGCTGAGcgataaatgattaaaataaattttatatatatatatatatatacacacacacacacacacacacacacacacatacgtatatatatatatatatatatatatatatatatatatatatatatatataaaaacacacacaaataaatatatatatatatatgtaaaaatatatatatatatatatatatatgaaacctATTGCATAATTGAATTTATGAAGTCAAGTATCATTTTCTTCACCTAAGAAACCTCTTTGCCATTTTAATTAGTCAATATAACATTAAGTCACACTTATTTCACAAGACCAAATTTAACTTTGCCTCAAAGTTGAAGGCTTACCCTTCTTTTTCAGTGTCCAGTCGGTGAATGAGTTCCTTGTTCTTCTTCTCCAGCTCGCTAAtttgctgctgctgtgtttGCTGTGCCTTCTGTGCTTGTTCCCTTCCTAAGCGCAGCTCTGCTAACTCAGCTTCTGCTTTCTGCTCCACAAATACATGGTTTATGAGTACATGAAAATGCTATAGAGAATTTATTCCAAAAATGTGGAAATAAAACTATGGCTTGAGCCATTACGGAACAGATAGTAGTAGGGGAATTCTCAGTTGCAGCAAATAAAACCTGCTAGATGCAGTTAGTCAAGGGAGTCTACTGTAATtagattgtgtgtgtactgctgaCCTTAGCCTGGCTCTCCATGGTGTCAGTCTTCTGCTCTGCAGCCAGAAGCTTCTCTCTGATCTCCTTCAGACTGGCCTCCAGCTGTGAACACTGTTCCTGCTTCTTCTGCAGCCGATGGCCCTGTTCCTCTACCTGAGCCAGAGCCTTGCTCACATcctacatacatgcacacaagcATGTAGGTACACAATTAATACCGCctgttattttaaacaaaatcaaaGATGATGTACAGCCATCAATAATACTAAACGGTCATAAATTATACTGATGGCGTTTGTATAGGCAGGACTGGTGGAATATTGGTTATTTACCTGTTGCTTGTCTTGTAATGCATGCTGGGCTGTTTCTAGATGGCTTTCTAGATCTGCTCTCTGGGCAGTTTTTGCTGCTTCGGCTGACAGCAGCATCTCTGTCTTAGCCTTTATCTGGTAATTAAACACCCATCTTCATTCcactttattatttaagataCTATTGTAACAGAAAATGTATCAGTACATCATTGcatatttttacattaacataaacacacacctggatgTCAAGTTGGGCAATTCTCTCCTTGCTCTGAGAGAGCTGCGTACTGAGATCGGTTACATTATTTTCCAAGGACTGGCAGCGGTCCTGTGCTGAGCGCAGCTGGCTCTTCTGCTCTTGTAACTGCTCATGGAGATTCTCTTGGGCTTGTTTATGACTCTCTGACTGGTTCTTCAGTTTTTCAGTCAGCTGATTTATCTATAGGAGAACAGATAGATACAGTAGCCTAAAAAGATACAGGGtactctgtagtgtgtgaagctttttttttgtaagccatgtgttatgtatgtgtgagtgtgtctcttGTACCTGCTCCTGTAGTGTGTGGTTCTTTTCCTGAAGTTGGTTGAGTAAAGCAGCTTCCCCTTCTCCTGCCTGGATCTTGGCACATAGGTCTTCTCTTTCAGCTTCCAGCTGGCTCAGGCTGGATTTGCTTTTCTGTAGCAGGGCCTCCAGATTCTGGATCTTCTGATCCTTATCACCAATCTGACGCAGCACCTGCTCCAAGTCATTCTACAAGAAAAATGACGATGGAAATCAGCTAAATCAATAAAATCTTTGTTAACgacaatatatacattttatgcaTTACTGAGCAAGCTACTCTTGTTTATTTTCaagacaatatacagtacatctattCATCTCAAGCTCAGTCCTGAGGACCCTGTTGCATACTGCATGCTTCTAATATTGCCGTTTAAACACCTTTAATGCTTACACAGACGAGGAAGAATAAAAGTTACCTGTGCTTCCCGTAATTTGCCGTTGGTGGTCTGCTGGAGAGACTGCAACtcttgatgttgttgtttggaTTTGTCCAACTGATGCTGTAGGTCAGTGGACTTGGTGTTGCTCTCTTTTAGCTGGAACAACACAAATCAATTTAAATGGTTTACCATCCACTCAACAAAAAATTGTTACACTCACTAGCATGATCCTTATTGTAGAAAAATACTATTTCAATTTTCAGTATGATACTTACGCCCAAGATCTGAGTATGGTTTGAGACCTGATATTTATCTAATACAAACCTCTTATGCAAATACAtcagaaatataaattatataatataagatATAATACAAGTTGTTCACAGCAGGCAGGCATGTGCTGTGCCAGTCAACATCAGTATATCAGTGGCTTAAACAGCCACTTCCTCCTATTTAGTGTCCTTCTAGTAGCTTACCTGTTCTTCCAATCGGGAAAGTTTGAGCTGGTGGTCAGCAACCTGTTGCTCACGGTCTTTGAGTTTCTCCCCTGCAAGCTGTCTCTGCTCCTTTAGCCGGCCCTGCACCTCACCCAGCAGCCGTTCTGTCTCCAGCAGCTTCCCATGCAACTGCATACCCAAGTACAGAGTGGTTCACACCAATGTAAACTATAATCTCTTTCCTAATCGGAGTGCccgtgtgcattgtgtgtgtgtgtctgacctggCTAATCTCGCTCTGCTGCTGCAGGCACTGGCTCTCACGATCCTCCTTCTGCTGCTGGAGTTGCTTGCGCTCAGCTTTCAGATCTTGATGGCTCTTCTCAAGCTCAGCCAGCTCCTTGCTGAGGCGTCCCACCTCTTCCCTGTTCTCATTTAACTCGGTCTGTGCTCGACTGAGGGAGGCTTCTGTGGCTGATGCTCGAGCTTGACTCTCTTGCAACTCCAACTCCCTTTGGTGCAGGCTGGCCTGAAGATTCTTCTTGGAAACTTGCTCATGTCCCAGACTTTCATCCAGCTCTTTGTTCTCCTTTTCCCGTTGTGTCAGCTTTCCTGAAAGCATCTAAAAAAAGCACAGCATTACCTAAACTAGCAGACTAGAATAGCTAATTATCACTGTATCAACAATGAATAACCTGTTTCTACCCATCTGTACACaggtcagaatcagaatcagaatcagaatcaagttTATTGTCATGTATTTTAGGGTATACATGCACAGGAAtttgtgtgttggtttgtgcATTGTAATTATAGAGAAGaagcataaatataagaaacaaaggttataaaaacacacacaaacacacacagaaattaaTAGTTAGCATATTACATATTGCAAAGATATTTGAATTCCAAAAAGAATactaaaacaatttaattaataTCTGCCATCTTGTCTTGTTCATACGTGGACACATGGGAACCAGTTCACGCTGAAGTTAGCATACAAATTTGATCAGgtgaagaaaagacaaaattaaaaaagtcaAGGGCAAAATTCACAGAGTTCTCTTCAGACACAACCTCGGAGACGGTTGGCCTCCCATTCTCAGTACCGGCATGGAGTAACATTTAAAATCAGACAGTTTTACAGTGTCTGCGACAGCCCAAAAAGCACCAGTGGGCAGTGTGCTAAATTCTCTGAGATAGCTATAAAATCAGCTTTGACAACGGCAGTGCTGCTAACAAGGACAGAGCAAATCTCAAACTGCCGTAAATCTTCCATGTTTAGCTTATACCAGAGACATATACAGTTGTAAATGttacaattaatttaataaaataaataataaataaaaactacaattaatttatctgtttatcagtTCTAGTCACATCTTTCCAATTATTTCAAAGATTTCACAAAGTTACCGAATTGGGCTGTTTAATGGGACGACCTGGCTTCAGATCCCTGAAATCGCAAACTTGTTTCCATTCACCCACTTCAGAGAAGCGGACTGAATTTTCCCAGAGACTCCATGCTCCAACACCCTGACATTCTAATTTCTCCTGACAACAGGCACACAAGCAGCTGAGGGCCATTATATGGGTCTATACATCACCCCAAAGGACAGCGGTGGCATGGCACACATCACCCCCTGCTAGTTTAATTATAGAGGCTTCAAAGCACATCAGCACACACTGACAGATAATAAAAATGGACCATGCTGACAATGTTACGCAGTCATCTTAGGCTGGACGTGCAGGGTTGGCAGTGAAACGAGCCTTCCTGtaaaacactttgtgtgtgtgtgtgtgtgtgtgtgtgtgtgtgtgtgtgtgtgtgtgtgtgtgtgtgttctaatgGAAATACGCATCATGACGGTCATCAAGGCTGCAAGATCTCATCACAGCCTTTTTGTAAAGCATGTGGAATTTGAGGGGCCATAAAGTAGGTTATTAAAGGATGGTGGTAGAATTGCTGTTGGCACACCGTACTGTATTGCTGAAGGCAGCAAAAACTGATAACATGACAAGTCTATTTGTGTACTTCATGCCTGTTTATACCTGGCACTGTTGCTGGAGGTTGTccaggttgctttgtagttggTGGATCTGGTGCGTGTACACAGCAGCTTCCTGAGGACCCTTCTCCAGTTCTGCCTTCAGGTTGGAGATAGTTTTCTGTGAAAATAAAGATGTTTCAAAGTTTAAACGTTTTCTTAAGCACACAGTTTCACTTCCAGTTTACGAATCTTCAAGACATGTACAAAGCAGGTAGAGTAGGAATGAGAGGAAAGACAGAGGCGGACAAACACAATCCCCATGTAAGTGAGAAACAAAAGACCTAAATGTTTCCTCCTTGAACAGCTGCATATATAGCCTTCTTAAATGCTTAATGTGATACAGAAATTGTCTCATAAGCTTTAACACTTCTCAATTAACTAATCTTAATTCATTTGAAAACGTTGAAAATATTTGACGGGACAATCTCTCAAGGGTAGGAAAAGAGATTTTGCCACCTGATCACCCAATATACACAACAATATGACACTGTTTCCTTTCTAAACATATCGCATGTTTCATAAAACCCAAATTGTTTTGATTTGaaactgtatttgtttttaatgtaaataatcattTGGGATTTTGTTTTGGGAAGCTGCTGTTTGTGGTTATTTATAACTAAAAATACAAGGTTAATGGTGTTCAGTCCCATTATTCCCATAAAATTAAATTCTTTCGACATATTACACAGTTTACATGACCACAAACTGAATAATCTGTAagcaaataattattaatgtgcatttaaacacacttacagtgtattttatttgtgtcaTTGCTCAACGCTAAAGCCATGAATAACATGCAAAGTCAGCCAATAGAGGGCAGACCATGTATTGGTCACTACAAGCAAGCTTTGTGAAAccacagtatatgtgtgtgtacaaggaAACCCTGGTGATTTTAAGCTTACTTAtacaacaaagacacacaacactaaatGTATGGCATTGTCAGATAAATTCTCACTATAGCAAAAACCAAAAAGAAATCCCTGAAGACAAAATTAATTACTGGAATTTCAATccaaaaagaatgaaatgagacaaataTATAGAAATCAAAAGAATTGCAATAAAGTTCTGACCCCTTCGATGTTGCATGTGTACCTCTGAGGTAGTGAAATTCCGCTGCAACTGCTCATACTCGTTTTTGAGGCGTGCAGATTCCTCCTCCCTTTCACGAGTCATGTTGTCCATCAGCGTCTGGACCTGCACCAACTCCCTCTTTAACACCTCCACGTCTTCTACTCCTGGTCTCTGCAGCTACGTCACAACAGAAGGAGTTATCCATCCAGACGTGTGTCATAAATCACTTATTTTATGATGAGCACACTTAAGACTAGGTGTGTTTAAGAATATTTTGTGTAAGACTTAAAACACTCATATTATGTGATGGGACTTgacatttgcatttttaaaaacagaaatcaaacTAGTTCAGCCAAAAAAACAGTTATATGGGGATGAGTGTGAGAGGATACCAGTTCTGTCTGTAGTTTGTCTTtttcctgtctctcactctgcaGGTCCTGTTGCAGGCTAGTAACTTTCTGCTCAGCCACCTCTCTCAGGCTCTTCTCCTCATCGTAGCGTGACTTGATATCTGGAATACAACGCACGATGTCACACACATCGAAATAATAACTCGATACTGCTGCCAGTTTAAACAATAAcgtttttgaaaaaaaagaaggcaaATTCTCTCGTTCCCTTACCTACAATCTCAGTGGCCAGCTGGGCTGCCTTTTGTTCAAACAGGTCTTTCATCTGTTTGATGTTGAACTTTTCAGTCTCAGCCTCATGGAGTTTCATCTCCAGCTCTGAGATGCAAGACAAGCGAGACGTTTGAACCAGCAATTTCCATTTGAAAGCGTCCAGGGCAATTTATACACGCTGATATATCTGCATTAAACACCTGGGAGAAACGCCAATTTAAGAATGAAGGGTGAGCTTACCTGATTCCCCTAAGCCTGCCTGGCCATCATTCTGAGGTCCCTGGGATGGACAAAACAATGACatcataaataaatgcaatattATCCAAAGTTGCTGTTGTTTACAACCCTTTAAAGTCCTTCAGCTTGAACATGACATTTAAAT
The DNA window shown above is from Tachysurus fulvidraco isolate hzauxx_2018 chromosome 13, HZAU_PFXX_2.0, whole genome shotgun sequence and carries:
- the eea1 gene encoding early endosome antigen 1 isoform X1 encodes the protein MLRRILQMTPGKGGSQTPDSEQPSAEINNETSEGFICPQCMKSHNSAEELFKHYEVFHEPQDQPSHLSSGSFNSREDLSLLRQEVQDLQASLKEERWFSGELKKELDKVQGQLKQGPQNDGQAGLGESELEMKLHEAETEKFNIKQMKDLFEQKAAQLATEIVDIKSRYDEEKSLREVAEQKVTSLQQDLQSERQEKDKLQTELLQRPGVEDVEVLKRELVQVQTLMDNMTREREEESARLKNEYEQLQRNFTTSEKTISNLKAELEKGPQEAAVYTHQIHQLQSNLDNLQQQCQMLSGKLTQREKENKELDESLGHEQVSKKNLQASLHQRELELQESQARASATEASLSRAQTELNENREEVGRLSKELAELEKSHQDLKAERKQLQQQKEDRESQCLQQQSEISQLHGKLLETERLLGEVQGRLKEQRQLAGEKLKDREQQVADHQLKLSRLEEQLKESNTKSTDLQHQLDKSKQQHQELQSLQQTTNGKLREAQNDLEQVLRQIGDKDQKIQNLEALLQKSKSSLSQLEAEREDLCAKIQAGEGEAALLNQLQEKNHTLQEQINQLTEKLKNQSESHKQAQENLHEQLQEQKSQLRSAQDRCQSLENNVTDLSTQLSQSKERIAQLDIQIKAKTEMLLSAEAAKTAQRADLESHLETAQHALQDKQQDVSKALAQVEEQGHRLQKKQEQCSQLEASLKEIREKLLAAEQKTDTMESQAKKAEAELAELRLGREQAQKAQQTQQQQISELEKKNKELIHRLDTEKEGATALQEELQKKSSTLGDAQKHVEKLEQEQSDIKKRLEQFTEEGHRQKAELENKLQGMSLEHQKTQQQREAQAEELQKVKEALSQASTALKESQTQREKEKKSSTAALEEKEKTHRKVQQELQKSAEATAKELSTAKAQLAKMAEVEKGLRTKVKELSDQLKQSKDTLKEREKDIQQVQTQLTTTQGSFSEEVKKLQSQIADMQTSQTKKVEELTKLKEQMTVLSEELGSEKSRSAELQKTCDSSKDSLDKLQSDYYGRESEVSALRQDLKVREEKLTLTQEELVASTNQLNNREAQIQELKSGHTALEKDLKKRDEKLKQQEEALRELQKQQELMQEELKKERAQVEELREAQSGLEKERSRLSAELKALAGKSEKELKDLQAAKQLLLQQKVDLQGRVEGIQAAMEQEKKEHQNTRESITQLQQQHKAETDKLHKQKVLEAKAKEEIEKRKEESETKLTMQVSALNENVATLKREWQSSQRRVIELEKQTDELRGEIAVLEATVQNNQDERRALLERCVKDEGELEKFQAKVVEMRRKLDDTTAAMQELGRENQSLQIKQSQSLTRKWAEDHEVQNCMSCGKGFSVTIRKHHCRHCGNIFCAECSAKSALTPSSKKPVRVCEACFEELQG
- the eea1 gene encoding early endosome antigen 1 isoform X2; this encodes MVFRRTEKRTRQSARTAEGPQNDGQAGLGESELEMKLHEAETEKFNIKQMKDLFEQKAAQLATEIVDIKSRYDEEKSLREVAEQKVTSLQQDLQSERQEKDKLQTELLQRPGVEDVEVLKRELVQVQTLMDNMTREREEESARLKNEYEQLQRNFTTSEKTISNLKAELEKGPQEAAVYTHQIHQLQSNLDNLQQQCQMLSGKLTQREKENKELDESLGHEQVSKKNLQASLHQRELELQESQARASATEASLSRAQTELNENREEVGRLSKELAELEKSHQDLKAERKQLQQQKEDRESQCLQQQSEISQLHGKLLETERLLGEVQGRLKEQRQLAGEKLKDREQQVADHQLKLSRLEEQLKESNTKSTDLQHQLDKSKQQHQELQSLQQTTNGKLREAQNDLEQVLRQIGDKDQKIQNLEALLQKSKSSLSQLEAEREDLCAKIQAGEGEAALLNQLQEKNHTLQEQINQLTEKLKNQSESHKQAQENLHEQLQEQKSQLRSAQDRCQSLENNVTDLSTQLSQSKERIAQLDIQIKAKTEMLLSAEAAKTAQRADLESHLETAQHALQDKQQDVSKALAQVEEQGHRLQKKQEQCSQLEASLKEIREKLLAAEQKTDTMESQAKKAEAELAELRLGREQAQKAQQTQQQQISELEKKNKELIHRLDTEKEGATALQEELQKKSSTLGDAQKHVEKLEQEQSDIKKRLEQFTEEGHRQKAELENKLQGMSLEHQKTQQQREAQAEELQKVKEALSQASTALKESQTQREKEKKSSTAALEEKEKTHRKVQQELQKSAEATAKELSTAKAQLAKMAEVEKGLRTKVKELSDQLKQSKDTLKEREKDIQQVQTQLTTTQGSFSEEVKKLQSQIADMQTSQTKKVEELTKLKEQMTVLSEELGSEKSRSAELQKTCDSSKDSLDKLQSDYYGRESEVSALRQDLKVREEKLTLTQEELVASTNQLNNREAQIQELKSGHTALEKDLKKRDEKLKQQEEALRELQKQQELMQEELKKERAQVEELREAQSGLEKERSRLSAELKALAGKSEKELKDLQAAKQLLLQQKVDLQGRVEGIQAAMEQEKKEHQNTRESITQLQQQHKAETDKLHKQKVLEAKAKEEIEKRKEESETKLTMQVSALNENVATLKREWQSSQRRVIELEKQTDELRGEIAVLEATVQNNQDERRALLERCVKDEGELEKFQAKVVEMRRKLDDTTAAMQELGRENQSLQIKQSQSLTRKWAEDHEVQNCMSCGKGFSVTIRKHHCRHCGNIFCAECSAKSALTPSSKKPVRVCEACFEELQG